Proteins encoded together in one Marispirochaeta sp. window:
- a CDS encoding ISAs1 family transposase, whose translation MVKATRIIGTKKSTECRYYISSLAMNAKRFAHAVRSHWSVENTLHWTLDMTFREDDSRMREGYSAENFAMMRRLALSLMKRDKNSKRSLKRRRRICHLDDAYLAQLLFSSDDAIDSRLPG comes from the coding sequence ATGGTAAAAGCAACCCGGATTATTGGTACGAAGAAGTCCACAGAATGCCGATATTATATTTCAAGCTTGGCGATGAATGCTAAACGCTTTGCCCATGCGGTGCGCTCTCATTGGAGTGTCGAAAATACTCTTCACTGGACCCTGGATATGACGTTCAGAGAGGATGACTCCCGTATGAGAGAAGGGTACTCAGCAGAAAACTTTGCTATGATGAGGCGTTTAGCACTGAGTTTAATGAAAAGGGATAAGAACTCTAAGCGATCACTAAAGCGACGGAGAAGAATTTGTCATCTGGATGATGCATATTTAGCACAGTTGCTTTTTAGTTCTGATGACGCTATCGACAGCCGCCTCCCTGGATGA